A region from the Aeromicrobium choanae genome encodes:
- a CDS encoding DUF6924 domain-containing protein, whose amino-acid sequence MFEFPEGATPLVRTWFGDHAAWQAVLAEVVTRAQERDEFAYVETVDDPTLATLSLAELAALHPSPTGLSLVIVADQHAMTESGLPLLLLRADGTVPPEQMRVEAEHVAIVEINVAQLANLDWEDFAGRVDPDGVFRGFR is encoded by the coding sequence ATGTTCGAGTTCCCGGAGGGCGCCACTCCTCTCGTCCGCACCTGGTTCGGCGACCACGCGGCGTGGCAGGCCGTGCTGGCCGAGGTGGTGACCCGCGCCCAGGAGCGCGATGAGTTCGCGTACGTCGAGACCGTCGACGACCCGACTCTCGCGACGCTCTCCCTCGCGGAGCTCGCGGCCCTCCATCCGTCGCCGACGGGACTGAGCCTCGTGATCGTCGCCGACCAACACGCGATGACCGAGTCCGGACTCCCGCTGCTCCTGCTGCGGGCCGATGGCACCGTGCCGCCCGAGCAGATGCGGGTCGAGGCCGAACACGTCGCCATCGTGGAGATCAATGTGGCGCAGCTGGCCAACCTCGACTGGGAGGACTTCGCTGGGCGAGTCGACCCCGACGGGGTGTTCCGCGGCTTCCGCTGA
- a CDS encoding DUF305 domain-containing protein, with the protein MTLVRRAVATVGVVLTLTVAAACSGDEEKSGPVVNVPGKVGESSKTVDPDDLTTPQDEYNDVDREFVKMMVPHHQQAVEMSALAAKHAKDAAVAGFAQRISDTQKSEIDVLQGWLETRDLPKASLTPTGDHATHMDGMLTPEQMDELAAARGTAFDRLFVRRMIAHHEGALAMADQALSDGIDTTNRGFAADVAASQSAEVTRLQQILQTL; encoded by the coding sequence GTGACCTTGGTCCGTCGAGCTGTGGCCACGGTGGGCGTCGTCCTGACGCTCACCGTGGCCGCGGCGTGCTCGGGGGACGAGGAGAAGAGCGGTCCGGTCGTCAACGTGCCGGGCAAGGTGGGGGAGTCGAGCAAGACCGTCGACCCGGACGACCTCACGACGCCGCAGGACGAGTACAACGACGTCGACCGCGAGTTCGTCAAGATGATGGTGCCGCACCACCAGCAGGCCGTCGAGATGTCGGCCCTCGCGGCGAAGCACGCGAAGGATGCCGCGGTGGCCGGCTTCGCGCAGCGGATCAGCGACACCCAGAAGAGCGAGATCGACGTCCTCCAGGGGTGGCTCGAGACCCGTGACCTGCCGAAGGCGTCCCTGACGCCGACCGGAGATCACGCCACGCACATGGACGGCATGCTCACGCCGGAGCAGATGGACGAGCTGGCTGCTGCTCGCGGCACCGCGTTCGACCGCCTCTTCGTCCGCCGCATGATCGCCCACCACGAGGGCGCGCTCGCGATGGCGGACCAAGCGCTCAGCGACGGCATCGACACGACGAACCGTGGCTTCGCCGCGGACGTCGCCGCGTCGCAGTCCGCCGAGGTCACCCGGCTCCAGCAGATCCTGCAGACGCTCTGA
- the gltB gene encoding glutamate synthase large subunit has translation MDRPLFSAAPPAQGLYDPANEHDNCGVAFVATLTGVPSHEMVQHGLTALRNLDHRGAVGGEPNTGDGAGILMQVPDRFLRGVAPVELPELGHYAAGMAFLPRDRVTAAKADVEAIAAEEGLEVLGWRDVPVEPSILGSMAYAAMPAFQLFFVTTPDRSAAGIELDRLTFAVNKRAHHEVGVYFPSLSSRTLVYKGMLTTEQLDVFFPDLLDERMESALAIVHSRFSTNTFPSWPLAHPFRYLAHNGEINTARGNRNWMRAREALLESDLIPGDLTRLYPICSPDGSDTASLDEVLELLHLGGRSLPHAVMMMIPEAWENNAEMDPARRAFYEFHSTVMEAWDGPAAVCFTDGTQIGAVLDRNGLRPGRYVITEDGLVVLASEAGVLDIDPKTITRKGRVEPGKMFLLDLAEHRVVEDHEIKGSLASEQPYEEWLYSGLVRFEDLPDLEHIVHTHASVARRQQVFGYTEEEVRKLVAPIARTGAETIGSMGTDTPIAALSERPRLLFDYFSQLFAQVTNPPLDAIREEVVTSLAGTIGPEKNLLDPSPASCRMLQLPFPVIDSDELAKIRHMNRDGDMPGFSVHVVRGLYDVLGGGEALAKRLEEICAEVSEAIVERGARIIVLSDRHSNVDLAPIPSLLLTGAVHHHMVRERLRTQAGLLIEAGDVREVHHVALLIGYGATAVNPYLALETAEDLAREGVYVEAVDPTKAARNVAYGLGKGVLKVMSKIGVSTVSSYTGAQIFECVGLANDVIERYFTGTSSKLGGVGLDVIAEEVHARHLKAYPTKGIAGTRRQLEVGGEYQWRRQGPEHLFDPDTVFRLQHSTRTGRYDIFKQYTEKIDDQASRLMTLRGLMKFKAERQPISIDEVEPISEIVKRFSTGAMSYGSISQEAHETLAIAMNRLGGKSNTGEGGEDPERLYDPERRSAIKQVASGRFGVTSEYLTNADDIQIKMAQGAKPGEGGQLPGPKVYPWVAKTRHSTPGVGLISPPPHHDIYSIEDLKQLIHDLKNANPSARVHVKLVSEVGVGTVAAGVSKAKADVVLISGHDGGTGASPLTSLKHAGGPWELGLAETQQTLLLNGLRDRIVVQVDGQLKTGRDVVIAALLGGEEFGFATAPLVVSGCIMMRVCHLDTCPVGVATQNRSLREKYSGKAEYVVNFFEFIAQEVREILAELGFRSIDEAVGHAEVLDVREAIDHWKASSLDLTPVLYVPELPQGASLRRSTSQDHGLERALDNELIALAGDALEKGEPVRAQLEIRNVNRTVGTMLGHEVTKRYRGAGLPDDTIDITFLGSAGQSFGAFVPRGITLRLEGDGNDYVGKGLSGGRIVVRPPRESQFAAEAQILAGNVIGFGATGGEIFLRGKVGERFCVRNSGATAVVEGVGDHALEYMTGGRVVILGPTGRNVAAGMSGGSAYVLDLDPDVVNPEMVELRPVPEGTGAELEAIVRRHFEETGSVVAEQLLRDWTASLARITEIMPVNYRRVLEAKASAESEGLSEDETTARMMEVAARG, from the coding sequence ATGGATCGTCCTCTCTTCTCGGCCGCGCCCCCGGCGCAAGGCCTCTACGACCCCGCCAACGAGCACGACAACTGTGGCGTCGCCTTCGTGGCCACGCTCACCGGCGTCCCCAGCCACGAGATGGTCCAGCACGGCCTGACCGCGCTGCGCAATCTCGACCACCGTGGCGCCGTCGGCGGCGAGCCCAACACCGGTGACGGCGCCGGTATCCTCATGCAGGTCCCCGACCGGTTCCTGCGCGGTGTCGCCCCCGTCGAGCTGCCCGAGCTCGGTCACTACGCCGCCGGCATGGCGTTCCTGCCGCGCGACCGCGTCACCGCCGCCAAGGCCGACGTCGAGGCCATCGCCGCGGAGGAGGGCCTCGAGGTCCTGGGCTGGCGCGACGTGCCGGTCGAGCCCTCCATCCTCGGCTCGATGGCATACGCCGCGATGCCCGCGTTCCAGCTCTTCTTCGTCACGACGCCCGACCGCTCGGCGGCGGGCATCGAGCTCGACCGCCTCACGTTCGCGGTCAACAAGCGCGCGCACCACGAGGTGGGCGTCTACTTCCCGTCGCTGTCGTCGCGCACCCTCGTCTACAAGGGCATGCTCACGACCGAGCAGCTCGACGTGTTCTTCCCCGACCTGCTCGACGAGCGCATGGAGTCGGCGCTGGCGATCGTGCACAGCCGCTTCTCCACCAACACGTTCCCGAGCTGGCCGCTGGCGCACCCGTTCCGGTACCTGGCGCACAACGGCGAGATCAACACGGCCCGCGGCAACCGCAACTGGATGCGGGCCCGCGAGGCGCTGCTCGAGAGCGACCTGATCCCGGGCGACCTGACGCGCCTGTACCCGATCTGCAGCCCTGACGGCTCCGACACGGCGTCGCTCGACGAGGTGCTGGAGCTGCTGCACCTCGGCGGTCGCTCGCTGCCGCACGCGGTCATGATGATGATCCCCGAGGCGTGGGAGAACAACGCCGAGATGGATCCCGCACGCCGCGCGTTCTACGAGTTCCACTCCACCGTGATGGAGGCCTGGGACGGCCCCGCGGCGGTCTGCTTCACCGACGGCACCCAGATCGGCGCGGTCCTGGACCGCAACGGCCTGCGCCCCGGCCGCTACGTCATCACCGAGGACGGCCTCGTCGTGCTCGCCTCCGAGGCGGGCGTGCTCGACATCGACCCCAAGACGATCACCCGCAAGGGGCGTGTCGAGCCGGGCAAGATGTTCCTGCTCGACCTGGCCGAGCACCGCGTCGTCGAGGACCACGAGATCAAGGGCTCGCTCGCGAGCGAGCAGCCCTACGAGGAGTGGCTCTACTCGGGCCTGGTCCGGTTCGAGGACCTGCCCGACCTCGAGCACATCGTGCACACGCACGCCTCCGTCGCCCGCCGCCAGCAGGTGTTCGGCTACACCGAGGAGGAGGTGCGCAAGCTCGTCGCGCCCATCGCGCGCACGGGTGCCGAGACGATCGGCTCGATGGGCACCGACACGCCGATCGCGGCGCTGTCCGAGCGTCCTCGCCTGCTGTTCGACTACTTCAGCCAGCTGTTCGCGCAGGTGACCAACCCGCCGCTCGACGCGATCCGCGAGGAGGTCGTCACCTCGCTCGCCGGCACGATCGGTCCCGAGAAGAACCTGCTCGACCCGAGCCCGGCCTCGTGCCGCATGCTCCAGCTGCCGTTCCCCGTGATCGACAGCGACGAGCTGGCCAAGATCCGCCACATGAACCGAGACGGCGACATGCCCGGTTTCAGCGTGCACGTCGTCCGCGGCCTGTACGACGTCCTGGGCGGGGGAGAGGCCCTCGCGAAGCGCCTCGAGGAGATCTGCGCCGAGGTGTCGGAGGCGATCGTCGAGCGCGGCGCGCGCATCATCGTGCTGTCCGACCGTCACTCCAACGTCGACCTGGCCCCGATCCCGTCGCTCCTGCTCACGGGCGCGGTGCACCACCACATGGTGCGCGAGCGGCTGCGCACGCAGGCTGGCCTGCTGATCGAGGCCGGTGACGTCCGCGAGGTCCACCACGTGGCCCTGCTCATCGGCTACGGCGCCACCGCGGTCAACCCCTACCTCGCGCTGGAGACGGCCGAGGACCTGGCTCGCGAGGGCGTCTACGTCGAGGCCGTCGATCCCACCAAGGCGGCGCGCAACGTGGCCTACGGGCTGGGCAAGGGCGTCCTGAAGGTGATGAGCAAGATCGGCGTCTCGACCGTCTCGTCGTACACCGGCGCGCAGATCTTCGAGTGCGTCGGCCTGGCGAACGACGTCATCGAGCGCTACTTCACCGGCACGTCGAGCAAGCTCGGCGGCGTCGGCCTCGACGTCATCGCCGAGGAGGTGCACGCGCGCCACCTCAAGGCCTACCCGACCAAGGGCATCGCCGGGACGCGCCGCCAGCTCGAGGTCGGCGGTGAGTACCAGTGGCGCCGTCAGGGCCCCGAGCACCTCTTCGACCCGGACACCGTCTTCCGCCTCCAGCACTCCACGCGCACGGGCCGGTACGACATCTTCAAGCAGTACACGGAGAAGATCGACGACCAGGCCAGCCGCCTCATGACCCTGCGCGGCCTGATGAAGTTCAAGGCCGAGCGCCAGCCGATCTCGATCGACGAGGTCGAGCCGATCTCGGAGATCGTGAAGCGGTTCTCCACCGGCGCGATGTCCTACGGCTCCATCAGCCAGGAGGCGCACGAGACCCTCGCCATCGCGATGAACCGCCTCGGCGGCAAGTCGAACACCGGCGAGGGCGGCGAGGACCCCGAGCGCCTCTACGACCCCGAGCGCCGCTCGGCGATCAAGCAGGTCGCCTCGGGCCGCTTCGGCGTCACGAGCGAGTACCTCACCAACGCCGACGACATCCAGATCAAGATGGCCCAGGGTGCCAAGCCCGGCGAGGGCGGCCAGCTGCCCGGACCGAAGGTGTACCCGTGGGTGGCCAAGACCCGTCACTCGACGCCGGGCGTGGGCCTCATCAGCCCGCCGCCGCACCACGACATCTACTCGATCGAGGATCTCAAGCAGCTGATCCACGACCTGAAGAACGCCAACCCGTCGGCCCGCGTCCACGTGAAGCTGGTCTCCGAGGTCGGCGTCGGCACGGTCGCGGCCGGTGTCTCGAAGGCCAAGGCCGACGTGGTGCTGATCTCGGGTCACGACGGTGGCACGGGCGCGTCGCCGCTGACGAGCCTCAAGCACGCCGGCGGCCCGTGGGAGCTCGGCCTGGCTGAGACCCAGCAGACGCTGCTGCTCAACGGCCTGCGCGACCGCATCGTCGTGCAGGTCGACGGTCAGCTCAAGACCGGCCGGGACGTCGTCATCGCGGCGCTCCTCGGCGGCGAGGAGTTCGGCTTCGCGACCGCGCCCCTGGTGGTGTCGGGCTGCATCATGATGCGCGTCTGCCACCTCGACACCTGCCCCGTGGGCGTCGCCACGCAGAACCGCTCACTGCGCGAGAAGTACTCCGGCAAGGCCGAGTACGTCGTGAACTTCTTCGAGTTCATCGCGCAGGAGGTCCGCGAGATCCTCGCCGAGCTCGGGTTCCGCAGCATCGACGAGGCCGTCGGTCACGCCGAGGTCCTCGACGTGCGCGAGGCGATCGACCACTGGAAGGCCAGCTCGCTGGACCTGACGCCGGTGCTGTACGTCCCCGAGCTGCCCCAGGGTGCCTCGCTGCGACGCTCCACCTCGCAGGACCACGGGCTCGAGCGGGCGCTCGACAACGAGCTCATCGCGCTGGCCGGTGACGCGCTGGAGAAGGGTGAGCCCGTCCGGGCCCAGCTCGAGATCCGCAACGTCAACCGCACCGTCGGCACGATGCTCGGCCACGAGGTCACGAAGCGCTACCGCGGAGCGGGCCTGCCCGACGACACGATCGACATCACGTTCCTCGGGTCGGCGGGCCAGTCGTTCGGCGCGTTCGTGCCGCGCGGCATCACGCTGCGACTCGAGGGCGACGGCAACGACTACGTCGGCAAGGGCCTGTCGGGCGGCCGCATCGTGGTCCGCCCGCCGCGCGAGTCCCAGTTCGCCGCCGAGGCGCAGATCCTCGCCGGCAACGTGATCGGCTTCGGCGCCACCGGCGGCGAGATCTTCCTCCGCGGGAAGGTGGGCGAGCGCTTCTGCGTCCGCAACTCCGGCGCCACGGCGGTCGTCGAGGGCGTGGGCGACCACGCACTCGAGTACATGACCGGCGGCCGCGTGGTGATCCTCGGCCCCACGGGACGCAACGTCGCCGCGGGCATGAGCGGCGGGTCGGCCTACGTGCTCGACCTCGATCCCGACGTGGTCAACCCCGAGATGGTCGAGCTGCGCCCGGTGCCCGAGGGCACGGGCGCCGAGCTGGAGGCCATCGTGCGCCGTCACTTCGAGGAGACGGGCTCGGTCGTGGCCGAGCAGCTGCTCCGCGACTGGACGGCCAGCCTGGCCCGCATCACCGAGATCATGCCGGTCAACTACCGGCGGGTCCTGGAAGCAAAGGCCTCGGCGGAGTCCGAAGGACTCTCCGAGGACGAGACGACTGCACGCATGATGGAGGTGGCAGCCCGTGGCTGA
- the miaB gene encoding tRNA (N6-isopentenyl adenosine(37)-C2)-methylthiotransferase MiaB, with product MTKTYEVRTYGCQMNVHDSERLSGLLETAGYAAAPSGETPDLVVFNTCAVRENADNKLYGNLGHVASLKAKKPGMQVAVGGCLAQKDKDTITTRAPWVDVVFGTHNIGSLPVLLERARIAEESQVEILESLEVFPSTLPTKRDSVFAAWVSISVGCNNTCTFCIVPALRGKERDRRPGDILAEIEALVAEGVVEVTLLGQNVNSYGVEFGDREAFSKLLRACGQIEGLERVRFTSPHPAAFSDDVIAAMAETPNVMPQLHMPLQSGSDRILKAMRRSYRKERFLGILDRVRAAMPEASITTDIIVGFPGETEEDFLETMDVVRKARFTSAFTFQYSQRPGTPAADLPDQLPKAVVQERYERLAALVSEVAWSENQRLEGRVVELLVSDQSQAGGRKDAETHRMSGRARDNRLVHFVPGGHAVRPGDLVVTTVTKASPHHLVADGEPIEVRRTRAGDAWEARQGRTSVTPGSVGLGMPSVGVPAPLPPAPACAPA from the coding sequence ATGACGAAGACCTATGAAGTCCGTACGTACGGCTGCCAGATGAACGTGCACGACAGCGAGCGGCTGTCGGGTCTGCTCGAGACCGCCGGCTATGCCGCGGCGCCGTCGGGGGAGACCCCGGACCTCGTCGTCTTCAACACGTGCGCCGTGCGCGAGAACGCCGACAACAAGCTGTACGGCAACCTCGGGCACGTCGCGAGCCTCAAGGCCAAGAAGCCGGGCATGCAGGTGGCCGTGGGCGGCTGCCTGGCGCAGAAGGACAAGGACACCATCACCACGCGGGCGCCGTGGGTGGACGTCGTCTTCGGCACCCACAACATCGGCTCGCTGCCGGTGCTGCTGGAGCGCGCCCGGATCGCCGAGGAGTCCCAGGTCGAGATCCTCGAGTCGCTCGAGGTCTTCCCGTCGACCCTGCCCACGAAGCGCGACTCGGTGTTCGCCGCGTGGGTCTCGATCAGCGTGGGCTGCAACAACACCTGCACGTTCTGCATCGTCCCGGCGCTGCGCGGCAAGGAGCGCGACCGCCGCCCGGGCGACATCCTCGCCGAGATCGAGGCACTCGTCGCCGAGGGCGTCGTCGAGGTCACGCTGTTGGGCCAGAACGTCAACAGCTACGGCGTCGAGTTCGGCGACCGCGAGGCCTTCTCCAAGCTGCTGCGCGCCTGCGGCCAGATCGAGGGGCTGGAGCGGGTGCGCTTCACCTCGCCGCACCCGGCCGCGTTCTCCGACGACGTCATCGCCGCCATGGCCGAGACGCCCAACGTCATGCCGCAGCTGCACATGCCACTGCAGTCCGGCTCCGACCGGATCCTCAAGGCGATGCGCCGCTCCTACCGCAAGGAGCGATTCCTGGGCATCCTCGACCGCGTCCGCGCGGCGATGCCCGAGGCCTCCATCACCACCGACATCATCGTGGGCTTCCCGGGCGAGACCGAGGAGGACTTCCTCGAGACGATGGACGTCGTCCGCAAGGCCCGGTTCACCAGCGCGTTCACGTTCCAGTACTCCCAGCGTCCCGGCACGCCCGCGGCCGACCTGCCCGACCAGCTGCCGAAGGCGGTCGTCCAGGAGCGCTACGAGCGTCTCGCCGCGCTCGTGTCGGAGGTCGCCTGGTCCGAGAACCAGCGCCTCGAGGGTCGCGTCGTCGAGCTGCTGGTGTCCGACCAGTCCCAGGCGGGCGGCCGCAAGGACGCCGAGACCCATCGGATGAGCGGCCGCGCACGCGACAACCGCCTCGTGCACTTCGTCCCGGGCGGCCACGCCGTGCGCCCCGGCGACCTCGTCGTGACCACGGTGACGAAGGCGTCGCCGCACCACCTCGTCGCCGACGGCGAGCCGATCGAGGTGCGCCGCACCCGCGCGGGCGACGCCTGGGAGGCCCGGCAGGGTCGCACCTCCGTCACCCCGGGCTCGGTGGGCCTGGGGATGCCCTCGGTCGGCGTGCCCGCGCCGCTGCCACCGGCCCCCGCCTGCGCTCCCGCCTGA